The following are encoded together in the Sparus aurata chromosome 1, fSpaAur1.1, whole genome shotgun sequence genome:
- the LOC115588768 gene encoding uncharacterized protein LOC115588768 isoform X1 yields the protein MSVSQLLVQTLKKLRKDDFETFKFYLSDNILDGCDPILPADLENATQVQTVRNMIDSYGEDSAVKVTLTILKDMNCNGPKQELESRYAAGKPATPAPSSSSSSSSSSAAAPPAAPSAPAAMTAQHGAMIFAPNIVGGTMGAMNVTINK from the exons ATGTCGGTCTCACAGCTCCTCGTTCAGACTCTGAAAAAGCTTCGCAAAGATGACTTTGAAACATTCAAGTTCTACCTCTCCGATAACATTTTGGATGGCTGCGACCCGATTCTGCCAGCTGATCTGGAGAATGCAACCCAAGTGCAAACTGTCAGAAATATGATAGACAGCTACGGAGAAGACTCGGCTGTGAAAGTCACTCTTACGATTCTTAAGGACATGAACTGCAACGGCCCTAAACAGGAGTTGGAGAGCAGATACGCAG CGGGAAAACCAGCTACAcctgccccctcctcctcctcctcctcctcctcctcctcagctgcagcacctcctgcagctccttctgCTCCTGCAGCGATGACAGCTCAGCATGGAGCTATGATCTTCGCCCCAAACATCGTCGGTGGCACAATGGGAGCCATGAATGTCACCATCAACAAATAA